The genomic stretch TGATGCGCTTGGTCGCGCTGAACACCGGGCTCAGGAAGTTGTCGAGCACCGGCTGCGCCGTCATGTTGAAGAAGTCGATGCCGAACGCGTACCGCGCGGCGACCACGCTCAGGACCGCCAGCACCACCAGCGGCAGGGTCATCTGCCAGGCGCTCTCATGGGCGTGGGCCACCCGGGCCTCCTTCGAGCGGGGACCCTCGAAGGTGAGCAGGTACACGCGCGTCATGTAGAACGCGGTGGACGCCGCGATGAGCAGGCCCAGGTAGTAGACGAGGCTGGACACCCACTCCAGGCCCTGCAGGTGGTTGTGGTGCACGCCGTGCAGGATGGCGTCCTTCGAGAAGAAGCCGGACAGCGGGATGATGCCGGTGATGGCCAGGGTGGCGACCAGGAAGGTGGCCCAGGTCCAGGGCATCTCCTTGCGCAGGCCACCCAGCTTCTTGATGTCCGTCTCGTCGCCGTTGCCGTGCATCACGCTGCCGGCGCCGAGGAAGAGGCAGGCCTTGAAGAAGGCGTGCGTCATCAGGTGGAACACCGCCGCCCAGAAGATGCCCATGCCCACGCCCATGAACATGATGCCCAGTTGGGACACCGTGGAGTAGGCGAGCACCTTCTTGATGTCGTCCTGCGCGAAGGCGATGAGCGCCGCCAGCAGCGAGGTGAGCGCGCCGATGATGGCGATGGTCGCCATGGCGGTGGGGCTCAGCACCAGCAGCGCGGACATGCGGCTGAACAGGTAGACGCCGGCGGTCACCATCGTCGCGGCGTGGATGAGGGCGGAGACCGGCGTGGGGCCGGCCATGGCGTCCGGCAGCCAGACGTAGAGTGGCAGCTGCGCGCTCTTGCCCGCGGCGCCCAGGAGGAACAGCAGCATGGCCGCCGTCATCACGCCGCCGAAGGTGTAGCCCTCCAGCGGGCCCGCCTCGATGGGGGTGCTCAGGTCGACCTTGTCCGCGGAGCCGTCCACCAGGCCCTCGGCCATCTTCTCCAGGCCCTTGAACGTCACCGGGCCCTTCTTCTCCAGCGCGGCCGTGTAGTGCTGCGCGGTGGTGCCGGCGTTGTTGTAGTCCGCCGCGTTCGACTGCTGGGTGAAGGCGGAGACCAGCAGCACCAGCAGGAAGGTGCCGATGAGGAACGCGAAGTCACCGATGCGGTTGGTGACGAAGGCCTTGCGCCCGGCCCAGGCCTTGGCCGGATCGTCGTACCAGAAGCCGATGAGCAGGTAGCTGGCCATGCCGACGCCCTCCCAGCCCACGAAGAGCAGGATCAGGTTGTCGGCCAGCACCAGCGTCAGCATCGCCGCGACGAACAGGTTCAGGTACGCGAAGAACCGCCAGTACGCGGCGTCGTGCTCCATGTAGCTGGTGGAGTACAGGTGGATGAGGAAGCCGACGCCGGTGATGATGAGCAGCAGGATGCCGGACAGATGGTCCACCATCAGCCCGAAGTTCACCCGGAAGTCGCCCACCGAGAACCAGGTGCCGTAGTCGTACGCGAGCGCGTAGCGCACGAAGTCCCGCTCGATGCCGAACGGGTTGGGGAAGATGGCCGCCAGCCGACCCGTCTCGGGGTTGTGGTGGCTGGTGGCCCAGAAGGCCAACAGGCTCAGGACGAAGGAGCCGGCCACCGCCGCGCAGGCGACGAGCTGGACGTTGGCCCGGCCCATCATCTTGCCGAACACACCGCAGATGAACGCGCCCAGCAGGGGCAGCGCGATGATGAGCCAGAGCGAGGGCGCCAGGATGTCTGGCGCCACGGGTGCCGCCCGGAAGAATTCGACGAGAGTCATGACAGTGGCTCCTGGGGGGGCATCAGTGCTTCATCGTCCGGAGGTCTTCCAGCAGGATGCTGCCCCGGCTCCGGAAGACGGCGATGACGATGGCCAGACCGATGGCGGCTTCCGCCGCCGCCACCGCGATGACGAAGAAGGCGGACACGTGGCCGAGGTCGTCACCGCGCATGCGCGCGAAGGCCACGAACGTGAGGTTGGCCGCGTTGAGCATCAGCTCCACGCTCATGAAGACGACCAGCGCGTTGCGGCGAACGAGCACGCCGAACATGCCCATGCAGAACAGGGCGGCGGCAAGCAGGAGATAGTAGGTGATGGGAACCATGGGCCGATTCGGGGCCTCGCGAGCGGCTGCCTGCGCCGCCATCTAGCACAGAAAAATTGTCCGGGATGGGCGATCAGA from Myxococcus xanthus encodes the following:
- the nuoL gene encoding NADH-quinone oxidoreductase subunit L translates to MTLVEFFRAAPVAPDILAPSLWLIIALPLLGAFICGVFGKMMGRANVQLVACAAVAGSFVLSLLAFWATSHHNPETGRLAAIFPNPFGIERDFVRYALAYDYGTWFSVGDFRVNFGLMVDHLSGILLLIITGVGFLIHLYSTSYMEHDAAYWRFFAYLNLFVAAMLTLVLADNLILLFVGWEGVGMASYLLIGFWYDDPAKAWAGRKAFVTNRIGDFAFLIGTFLLVLLVSAFTQQSNAADYNNAGTTAQHYTAALEKKGPVTFKGLEKMAEGLVDGSADKVDLSTPIEAGPLEGYTFGGVMTAAMLLFLLGAAGKSAQLPLYVWLPDAMAGPTPVSALIHAATMVTAGVYLFSRMSALLVLSPTAMATIAIIGALTSLLAALIAFAQDDIKKVLAYSTVSQLGIMFMGVGMGIFWAAVFHLMTHAFFKACLFLGAGSVMHGNGDETDIKKLGGLRKEMPWTWATFLVATLAITGIIPLSGFFSKDAILHGVHHNHLQGLEWVSSLVYYLGLLIAASTAFYMTRVYLLTFEGPRSKEARVAHAHESAWQMTLPLVVLAVLSVVAARYAFGIDFFNMTAQPVLDNFLSPVFSATKRITDASALVALDTSRPQLVPDYLKAWAVALAGGGAAAFLYLRYFPSRVGLPDPAFIRAVRPLALNKFYVDELYELIVIRPVKFMSFLLFRVVDALVIDTVAVRGTAWVTARVGSALRYVQSGDAQAYAAVMAIALLGGMAYALIQVMQ
- the nuoK gene encoding NADH-quinone oxidoreductase subunit NuoK, which encodes MVPITYYLLLAAALFCMGMFGVLVRRNALVVFMSVELMLNAANLTFVAFARMRGDDLGHVSAFFVIAVAAAEAAIGLAIVIAVFRSRGSILLEDLRTMKH